The Pseudomonadota bacterium nucleotide sequence TAGCTCCGACCGCGGTTGCCTTCCTAGTCGTATTCCCGCTGAAGGCGCTGGCGGTTGATCCTAAGCTCATTGTCGGCGGCCTCATCGTCAACGGAGCCTGGGGCCTGGAGCTGGCGCTGATCAGCGTGGTTTGCGGAAGTTTTGAACGGCGCGCCAGCGGCTGCCTGTCCTTCCTGAAAACTCGTATGCGCCAATCAGACGTTAATCTTCACGTCCCGATCTCACGCTGCAAGTCTTAGATAATGATGGTGTAGACCACCGAGATCGGGCACTTCTGTGACCTTGCCTTGATCAGGAGTCTGAACATTCCGTCCCTGAGGTGTGTCCATCTCTAGACCGAGGTGAGTCCTCCACCGATGGTAATACTCGAAGTAGATCGTGAGGATCCGTTTCAGGTGGCGCTCGTTGAAAACGATCATGTGGTCCACGCAATCGCGCCGGATACTACCGATGATCCTCTGGCGCTTCTTCAAGCTCGTCCTCGCCTCCGGCGCGAGCAATGAACAGCGCCCGGTTACATTCGCAGGCGTAGTTTCCCTCGGTCCATATAAACTCGTTGGTCTCGTCCCAGTCGAACTCACACGAAACTTCTCGTTCTTCGCCGGTTTTATTGTTCCTGACTAATACCTTATACATTCGTTAAAAGCCCGCCGGCCGGATATCCACAGATCCGCTTCATAACTCTGTGGGTAAGCGCCAAAACGCGACGGCTATTAAGGGTCTACCGCGCCGCTCGAATTTTCACCGGCGGGATCGGGCGGCGGCGCTTGCGCGGCGGAGGTTTCTGGGGGTTATATGTCGCATCCGCGGCCTTTCAGTAACGCTTTGAGCTGCTTCATCTGCTCGGGCCGTCTAGCTAATCGTTCAGGATGTTTCCGCGCGCCGTTTGCGTCACCACGAGCTTGCCGTCCTTTGGTGTCCCGGTCCCTTGCGTTGCCAGATTTCGTCCCGAGCCAGAGATGCCACGGATTTACACAGGCCCTTACATCACAATGGTGGAGTACGCAAAGGCCGTCAGGGATTGGGCCATACCATTTTTCCCAAACTAATCGGTGTGCATGCACCGCCCGCCCGCGGACACGGACGTACCCATAACCCGCCGTGGTCAACCCTGCCTTCCATGGCCAGCAATCATCTTTCATAACGTCTAATACCTCGACGGAATCCAGATCTGCGGGCCAAAGCGCGGCTGCTCGAAAGCGATGATGATGGCGAGTAATTGCTTTTTCATGATGCTAGCTCCTTGCTGTTGGTTGACTCCCTTTCCTGTCGAGCGCGGCTATGGCCGCCTCGAACCTTGGAGCGGGGAAGTTCGGCGAGATCCCTAACTTTCACGTACGCGCAAAAGCGCGACTCACTGGCGCCGGTCTCTTTGATCAACCGGCGCAACTCGGCCGTCTGCTCAGGGGTGATGGTTGCCACGGTTTCACACCTTCCTCTAGCCCTTCTATGATCCGCGCTGTGATTTCTTCGTACAACTGTTGTACTTGCATGGCATACATCCAAAATAAATAGGAGGCCGCCTAACCACTACCTTTGAGGTAGCGATTAAGCTACCTCATAAGGTTTCACGGAATCAGTTCAATGACTGAACTGATAAGAGGAATTTAGCAAATATCGATGGAGAAAGAAATGCGGGGCAGTGGCACTGCCTCGTCAGTCTCCCAAATCAGGATCGCACCGGAGGGATATCCTCAGCATGTGAATCCGATTAAGTGGCGTAGCCGTGCGGAACGCCATACCTATTGATCTTGCATCTCAGGCGGGCGGAGTTCACCAGGCTCAATCATTCCGACCAGTTCTTGGACGGTTGCCGTGGCTTTGCTCATCAGAGCCTATCCCATGCCGATACCGCCTGTTGGAGTTGATCGATGGCATCCATGGCTAATTGCTCATCCTTGTAGAGCATCCAGATTCACAGATAAGCTTATTTGCAGAACAGTAGCACAACCATTTGTTCTATAATAGAATCCTGCCCAAGCACCGCGACCGCCATTTTACGATCGGGGCCGACCACGTGCTGGTCGGCTCGCGCTTCAACGACAGCGACTGGCGCGGCGAGCGGCTGAAGGACGACAAGCGCAGGTCTAACCGCACGTCGCCCGCAGGCAACGCCAACCTCAGCTGGTCTAGTAATCGAGCCCATTAGGAAATAGGCACAAGATGGATAATCAGTTCTTCGAAAGACCTATCCTAAATTCTCCTTACGAGTACCCTGCGCGGCACTGGGAGCTCGATGAGCAGGGCCAACCGACCCAGCAGATCATCGAGCGCCGCCGCCGCGCCGAGTTCATCACGCCGATTCCGAAGCCTAGGAAACGCAAAGGTTCCGCTGAACAGGGATCACTGTTGTTCGACGAAGGCAAAGGAATCTCCACGGCGGAACAGCAATACGACCACACAGCCATCATCAATTCAGTTCGCCAGCAGGTGGACCAGTGGCGACGCTTGCCGAAGCCCAACGACTGGCGCGTAACCTCAGAGACAGCGCGACTGCTTCAGCACTGGCGGCACCACACATACAGCAGCATCCGTCCGTTCTTTTGTCAGGTCGAGGCGGTTGAGACTGCCATCTGGCTGACTGAAGTCGCACCACAGGCGGGCAAGGTGGGCGAGGGTTTTCTTGAACACCTGGCCAATGCCAACAACGACGCCAACCCGGAGCTCAAGCGCTTCGCGCTGAAGTTGGCCACCGGTGCAGGCAAGACCACCGTCATGGCGATGCTCATCGCCTGGCAAACCATCAACGCGGTGCGGCGACCGCAGAGCAAACGCTTCACCCGTGGCTTTCTTGTCGTTGCGCCGGGCCTCACGATCAAGGATCGCCTGCGAGTCCTGCAACCGAATGACCCGGACAGCTACTACCAGAGCCGTGAACTGATTCCGGGCGACCTGCTGAACGACGTGAACCGTGCCAAGATCGTGATCACCAACTATCACGCTTTCAAGCTTCGCGAGCGGATCGATCTCTCCAAGGGCGGACGCTCGCTGCCCAAGGGCGAGGCGAAGAGCTGAACACCCTCGAAACCGAGGGCCAGATGTTGCAGCGAGTGATGCCCGACCTGATGGGCATGAAAAACATTCTCGTGCTGAACGATGAGGCCCATCACTGTTATCGAGAGAAGCCGGGATTGGATGAAGGACGACTTGAAAGGCGATGACAAGAAGGAGGCCGAGAAGAATAATGAAGCCGCCCGACTCTGGATCTCCGGCCTTGAGGCCGTCAACCGCAAACTCGGCGTGGCACGCGTGATCGACTTGTCCGCAACGCCGTTCTTTCTGCGCGGTTCAGGCTATGCGGAGGGCACGTTGTTCCCGTGGACGATGAACGATTTCTCGCTGATGGACGCCATCGAG carries:
- a CDS encoding integrase — translated: MKKRQRIIGSIRRDCVDHMIVFNERHLKRILTIYFEYYHRWRTHLGLEMDTPQGRNVQTPDQGKVTEVPDLGGLHHHYLRLAA